The following are encoded in a window of Calonectris borealis chromosome 17, bCalBor7.hap1.2, whole genome shotgun sequence genomic DNA:
- the SOX18 gene encoding transcription factor SOX-18: MNISESNYCREEISQPRGDCSWVTAAVPAAEPGLAFPRPPGAASPASRTPSPEPGFAFGPGPGGAAPGAAPGAAPSRTPSPEPGYGYSPSAGRAEGKAGEDSRIRRPMNAFMVWAKDERKRLAQQNPDLHNAVLSKMLGQSWKALSASDKRPFVEEAERLRIQHLQDHPNYKYRPRRKKQAKKIKRMEPNILLHNLSQPCSDNFSMSHHGGSQPGHPQPPPLNHFRELHSMGSDIENYGLPTPEMSPLDVLEQTEPAFFPPHMQDDCNMMPFRGYHHHHQMEFPQEKCMGRDVAVPYAQTPSHLADAMRTPHPSSIYYNQMCSGTQNGLSAHLGQLSPPPEAHHMESVDHLNQTELWTDVDRNEFDQYLNMSRTRPEASGLPYHVSLSKVTPRSISCEESSLISALSDASSAVYYSPCITG; encoded by the exons ATGAATATATCTGAGTCTAACTACTGCCGAGAGGAGATATCGCAACCCCGGGGCGACTGTTCATGGGTCACCGCCGCCGTGCCGGCCGCTGAGCCCGGGCTCGCCTTCCCGCGCCCCCCGGGAGCCGCCTCCCCCGCCAGCCGCACGCCCAGCCCCGAGCCCGGCTTCGCcttcggccccggccccggcggcgcggcccccggcgcggcccccggcgcggcccccagCCGCACGCCCAGCCCCGAGCCGGGCTATGGATACAGCCCCTCGGCGGGCCGCGCCGAGGGCAAGGCCGGCGAGGACTCCCGCATCCGCCGGCCCATGAACGCCTTCATGGTCTGGGCGAAGGATGAGCGCAAGCGGCTGGCGCAGCAGAACCCCGACCTGCACAACGCCGTGCTCAGCAAGATGCTGG GCCAGTCGTGGAAAGCGCTGAGCGCCAGCGACAAGCGTCCCTTCGTGGAAGAGGCAGAGCGGCTGCGAATCCAACATCTCCAGGATCACCCCAACTACAAGTACCGCccaaggagaaagaagcaagCCAAGAAAATCAAGAGGATGGAACCCAATATCCTCCTGCATAACCTTTCCCAGCCTTGCAGTGACAACTTCAGCATGAGTCACCATGGCGGCAGCCAGCCGggccacccccagcctcccccactTAACCACTTCAGAGAACTCCACTCCATGGGGTCGGATATTGAAAACTATGGCTTGCCAACTCCTGAGATGTCTCCCTTGGATGTCTTGGAACAGACCGAGCCGGCGTTTTTCCCTCCGCACATGCAGGATGACTGCAACATGATGCCCTTTCGCGGCTACCACCACCATCACCAGATGGAGTTTCCCCAGGAGAAGTGCATGGGGCGGGACGTGGCGGTGCCCTACGCGCAGACCCCATCGCACTTGGCCGACGCCATGAGGactccccatccctccagcaTATACTACAACCAGATGTGCTCGGGAACTCAGAACGGGCTTTCCGCCCACCTGGGCCAGCTCTCGCCCCCACCCGAAGCCCACCACATGGAGAGCGTGGATCACTTGAACCAAACCGAGCTGTGGACAGACGTTGACCGCAATGAGTTTGACCAGTATTTGAACATGAGCAGGACTCGTCCCGAAGCCTCGGGACTCCCTTACCATGTCTCCCTGTCCAAAGTGACTCCTAGAAGCATCTCCTGCGAGGAGAGCAGCTTGATATCCGCCTTGTCCGATGCCAGCAGCGCTGTTTACTATAGCCCCTGCATCACCGGTTAG